A genomic stretch from Solanum stenotomum isolate F172 chromosome 8, ASM1918654v1, whole genome shotgun sequence includes:
- the LOC125874405 gene encoding probable RNA helicase SDE3 isoform X1 → MGTTSYKSDDEYSTITDKGDIGFVDFDKYKSAGSYNPNEESDIVVISVPFPLVAGKPKSGFVGETVVDSVTIENTTNETQELWSIKIYDSKPEDSFTLSLMKPPTACSDVQYVEEFMESFSLEDRMLRPGQTLTIWLTCKPKEIGLHTSAVHFNVGDDTIERLVFVLAEDKVSQSLASRRPFHRDRKKKVPAVDVYAANAFVVGSRPTRAPNRGFRYRLPSYPIPGDIREMIEKKQFPDVIGEGLRRDNYIAYFRTLLAIEEIKMEEDMRDYDMQSVTMKRKGLQFLSLDVPGLAERRPSLVYGDFIFARIASADASETTPYQGYIHRVEAEEVYLKFDEEFHINHVPGNLYNVQFSFNRTGVRRLHQAIEATESLNGEILFPSGISRKRNIQAARLAPNSCMLNKEQTSAVEKILGCKGGAPYVIHGPPGTGKTRTLIEAIIQLHIMRKDTQVLVCAPSNSAADHILEKLVSQQNVEVQEHEIFRLNALTRPLDDVNPSYLRFCNAEDNSFKCPLLRDLRRYRVIISTYASACLLYSEGIKRGHFSHIFLDEAGQASEPDTMVPLSHLLKKETVVVLAGDPQQLGPIVFSKDAENYGLATSFMERLFECQLYGALNENYATRLVRNYRCHPVILQLPSEMFYEGELIPCKEDKTFTQTWVDMLPNKEFPLLFIGIQGCDEREGNNPSWFNRIEASKVVEIIRDLIGNKGLKEEDIGVITPYRQQVLKIRTALESFDWANIKVGSVEQFQGQEREVIIISTVRSTIQHNDFDRVHYLGFLSNPRRFNVAATRARSLLVVIGNPHIICKDPYWNKLLWYCADNGSYKGCFLPEKLEIVQDDSEQANNWNDVGAQVNNWDCQGAQANDWDQDQAGQVNDWDQDQGGQVNDWDQDQGGQVNNWDQDEGELAKNWNEEGTCINEEKHGLQPSPDVQGTMPQTDYIPDPVMDEAEWSDGWK, encoded by the exons GATATAGTTGTTATATCTGTTCCATTTCCGCTGGTAGCAGGAAAACCTAAATCAGGATTTGTTGGGGAAACTGTTGTCGATTCAGTCACAATAGAGAATACCACTAATGAAACCCAGGAGCTGTGGTCAATTAAGATCTATGACTCAAAACCTGAGGATTCATTCACTCTTTCTCTGATGAAACCTCCAACTGCTTGTTCTGATGTGCAATATGTTGAAGAATTCATGGAATCCTTTAGCTTAGAGGATAGAATGTTACGACCAGGTCAAACACTTACAATATGGCTGACTTGTAAACCCAAAGAAATTGGATTGCACACATCAGCTGTGCATTTCAATGTGGGTGATGACACCATAGAAAGATTAGTTTTTGTCTTGGCTGAGGATAAGGTTTCCCAGTCTCTGGCTTCGAGGAGGCCATTCCACAGAGACAGAAAGAAGAAAGTACCAGCAGTAGATGTTTATGCTGCAAATGCATTTGTTGTGGGTTCTCGTCCTACAAGGGCTCCAAATCGAGGATTCAGATACAGACTTCCTTCATATCCAATTCCAGGGGATATAAGGGAAATGATAGAGAAGAAACAATTTCCTGATGTTATTGGGGAAGGTTTAAGAAGAGACAATTACATTGCTTATTTTAGAACTTTACTAGCAATTGAAGAAATCAAGATGGAG GAAGACATGAGGGACTATGATATGCAGTCAGTCACCATGAAGCGCAAAGGACTACAGTTTTTGTCCCTTGATGTCCCAGGGCTAGCCGAGAGGAGGCCATCACTTGTTTATGGAGATTTTATCTTTGCAAGGATAGCTTCTGCAGATGCTAGTGAGACCACCCCTTATCAG GGTTATATCCACCGAGTTGAGGCggaagaagtatatttgaagtTTGATGAAGAATTCCACATCAACCATGTTCCTGGAAATCTGTACAATGTGCAGTTTTCATTCAATCGTACGGGTGTGCGGAGGTTACATCAAGCCATTGAAGCTACAGAAAGCTTAAATGGAGAAATTCTCTTTCCATCAGGCATATCCAGAAAGAGAAATATACAAGCTGCTAGACTGGCACCTAATTCATGTATGCTTAACAAGGAACAAACAAGTGCAGTTGAAAAGATTCTTGGGTGCAAAGGAGGGGCTCCATATGTTATCCATGGGCCTCCTGGTACAGGCAAAACAAGGACTCTTATAGAAGCTATTATCCAGCTACATATTATGAGGAAAGATACTCAAGTTCTTGTCTGTGCACCTTCAAATAGTGCTGCAGACCATATACTTGAAAAACTTGTCAGTCAGCAGAATGTTGAAGTGCAGGAGCATGAGATTTTTAGGTTGAATGCACTCACACGTCCTTTAGATGATGTGAATCCTAGTTACCTTCGTTTTTGCAATGCTGAAGATAATTCTTTTAAGTGCCCTCTTCTCAGGGACCTTAGAAGATATAGGGTTATCATATCTACATATGCTAGTGCATGTCTTCTTTATTCAGAAGGCATCAAACGGGGACACTTCTCTCATATTTTCTTGGATGAGGCAGGACAGGCATCAGAGCCTGATACCATGGTTCCTCTGTCACATCTTTTAAAGAAAGAGACAGTAGTTGTACTTGCTGGTGACCCACAGCAACTTGGTCCCATAGTTTTCTCAAAAGATGCTGAAAATTATGGATTGGCAACTTCATTTATGGAAAGGTTATTTGAATGCCAGTTATATGGTGCGCTCAACGAAAATTATGCTACCAGACTAGTAAGGAACTATCGGTGTCATCCGGTAATTCTGCAGCTTCCCTCAGAAATGTTTTATGAAGGAGAGTTGATCCCATGTAAAGAAGATAAAACTTTTACCCAGACTTGGGTGGACATGCTTCCAAACAAGGAATTTCCGTTGCTTTTCATTGGCATACAAGGTTGTGATGAAAGGGAAGGAAACAACCCATCATGGTTCAACAGGATCGAAGCAAGCAAGGTAGTAGAGATCATCAGAGATCTGATAGGGAACAAAGGTCTGAAAGAGGAAGACATTGGGGTGATAACACCTTATAGGCAGCAAGTACTGAAAATAAGAACAGCCCTTGAGAGCTTTGATTGGGCTAATATAAAGGTTGGCAGCGTAGAGCAATTTCAAGGTCAGGAGAGAGAAGTTATTATCATATCGACCGTCCGGTCAACGATACAGCATAATGACTTTGACAGAGTCCATTATTTAGGATTCTTAAGCAATCCGAGAAGGTTCAATGTTGCTGCTACAAGAGCCAGATCATTGCTTGTAGTTATCGGGAATCCACACATCATCTGCAAG GATCCCTACTGGAACAAGCTTTTGTGGTATTGTGCAGACAATGGCTCCTACAAGGGCTGCTTCTTACCTGAAAAACTGGAGATCGTTCAAGACGACTCGGAACAAGCAAATAATTGGAATGATGTCGGGGCACAAGTAAATAACTGGGACTGTCAAGGAGCACAAGCTAATGATTGGGACCAAGACCAGGCGGGACAAGTTAACGATTGGGACCAAGACCAGGGGGGACAAGTTAATGATTGGGACCAAGACCAAGGGGGACAAGTCAACAATTGGGACCAAGATGAAGGGGAACTAGCTAAGAATTGGAATGAGGAAGGCACTTGCATCAATGAAGAGAAACATGGTCTTCAGCCATCTCCTGATGTTCAAGGTACAATGCCCCAAACAGATTACATCCCGGACCCTGTTATGGATGAAGCTGAATGGTCTGATGGTTGGAAATAA
- the LOC125874405 gene encoding probable RNA helicase SDE3 isoform X2 → MGTTSYKSDDEYSTITDKGDIGFVDFDKYKSAGSYNPNEESDIVVISVPFPLVAGKPKSGFVGETVVDSVTIENTTNETQELWSIKIYDSKPEDSFTLSLMKPPTACSDVQYVEEFMESFSLEDRMLRPGQTLTIWLTCKPKEIGLHTSAVHFNVGDDTIERLVFVLAEDKVSQSLASRRPFHRDRKKKVPAVDVYAANAFVVGSRPTRAPNRGFRYRLPSYPIPGDIREMIEKKQFPDVIGEGLRRDNYIAYFRTLLAIEEIKMEEDMRDYDMQSVTMKRKGLQFLSLDVPGLAERRPSLVYGDFIFARIASADASETTPYQGYIHRVEAEEVYLKFDEEFHINHVPGNLYNVQFSFNRTGVRRLHQAIEATESLNGEILFPSGISRKRNIQAARLAPNSCMLNKEQTSAVEKILGCKGGAPYVIHGPPGTGKTRTLIEAIIQLHIMRKDTQVLVCAPSNSAADHILEKLVSQQNVEVQEHEIFRLNALTRPLDDVNPSYLRFCNAEDNSFKCPLLRDLRRYRVIISTYASACLLYSEGIKRGHFSHIFLDEAGQASEPDTMVPLSHLLKKETVVVLAGDPQQLGPIVFSKDAENYGLATSFMERLFECQLYGALNENYATRLVRNYRCHPVILQLPSEMFYEGELIPCKEDKTFTQTWVDMLPNKEFPLLFIGIQGCDEREGNNPSWFNRIEASKVVEIIRDLIGNKGLKEEDIGVITPYRQQVLKIRTALESFDWANIKVGSVEQFQGQEREVIIISTVRSTIQHNDFDRVHYLGFLSNPRRFNVAATRARSLLVVIGNPHIICKDPYWNKLLWYCADNGSYKGCFLPEKLEIVQDDSEQANNWNDVGAQVNNWDCQGAQANDWDQDQGGQVNDWDQDQGGQVNNWDQDEGELAKNWNEEGTCINEEKHGLQPSPDVQGTMPQTDYIPDPVMDEAEWSDGWK, encoded by the exons GATATAGTTGTTATATCTGTTCCATTTCCGCTGGTAGCAGGAAAACCTAAATCAGGATTTGTTGGGGAAACTGTTGTCGATTCAGTCACAATAGAGAATACCACTAATGAAACCCAGGAGCTGTGGTCAATTAAGATCTATGACTCAAAACCTGAGGATTCATTCACTCTTTCTCTGATGAAACCTCCAACTGCTTGTTCTGATGTGCAATATGTTGAAGAATTCATGGAATCCTTTAGCTTAGAGGATAGAATGTTACGACCAGGTCAAACACTTACAATATGGCTGACTTGTAAACCCAAAGAAATTGGATTGCACACATCAGCTGTGCATTTCAATGTGGGTGATGACACCATAGAAAGATTAGTTTTTGTCTTGGCTGAGGATAAGGTTTCCCAGTCTCTGGCTTCGAGGAGGCCATTCCACAGAGACAGAAAGAAGAAAGTACCAGCAGTAGATGTTTATGCTGCAAATGCATTTGTTGTGGGTTCTCGTCCTACAAGGGCTCCAAATCGAGGATTCAGATACAGACTTCCTTCATATCCAATTCCAGGGGATATAAGGGAAATGATAGAGAAGAAACAATTTCCTGATGTTATTGGGGAAGGTTTAAGAAGAGACAATTACATTGCTTATTTTAGAACTTTACTAGCAATTGAAGAAATCAAGATGGAG GAAGACATGAGGGACTATGATATGCAGTCAGTCACCATGAAGCGCAAAGGACTACAGTTTTTGTCCCTTGATGTCCCAGGGCTAGCCGAGAGGAGGCCATCACTTGTTTATGGAGATTTTATCTTTGCAAGGATAGCTTCTGCAGATGCTAGTGAGACCACCCCTTATCAG GGTTATATCCACCGAGTTGAGGCggaagaagtatatttgaagtTTGATGAAGAATTCCACATCAACCATGTTCCTGGAAATCTGTACAATGTGCAGTTTTCATTCAATCGTACGGGTGTGCGGAGGTTACATCAAGCCATTGAAGCTACAGAAAGCTTAAATGGAGAAATTCTCTTTCCATCAGGCATATCCAGAAAGAGAAATATACAAGCTGCTAGACTGGCACCTAATTCATGTATGCTTAACAAGGAACAAACAAGTGCAGTTGAAAAGATTCTTGGGTGCAAAGGAGGGGCTCCATATGTTATCCATGGGCCTCCTGGTACAGGCAAAACAAGGACTCTTATAGAAGCTATTATCCAGCTACATATTATGAGGAAAGATACTCAAGTTCTTGTCTGTGCACCTTCAAATAGTGCTGCAGACCATATACTTGAAAAACTTGTCAGTCAGCAGAATGTTGAAGTGCAGGAGCATGAGATTTTTAGGTTGAATGCACTCACACGTCCTTTAGATGATGTGAATCCTAGTTACCTTCGTTTTTGCAATGCTGAAGATAATTCTTTTAAGTGCCCTCTTCTCAGGGACCTTAGAAGATATAGGGTTATCATATCTACATATGCTAGTGCATGTCTTCTTTATTCAGAAGGCATCAAACGGGGACACTTCTCTCATATTTTCTTGGATGAGGCAGGACAGGCATCAGAGCCTGATACCATGGTTCCTCTGTCACATCTTTTAAAGAAAGAGACAGTAGTTGTACTTGCTGGTGACCCACAGCAACTTGGTCCCATAGTTTTCTCAAAAGATGCTGAAAATTATGGATTGGCAACTTCATTTATGGAAAGGTTATTTGAATGCCAGTTATATGGTGCGCTCAACGAAAATTATGCTACCAGACTAGTAAGGAACTATCGGTGTCATCCGGTAATTCTGCAGCTTCCCTCAGAAATGTTTTATGAAGGAGAGTTGATCCCATGTAAAGAAGATAAAACTTTTACCCAGACTTGGGTGGACATGCTTCCAAACAAGGAATTTCCGTTGCTTTTCATTGGCATACAAGGTTGTGATGAAAGGGAAGGAAACAACCCATCATGGTTCAACAGGATCGAAGCAAGCAAGGTAGTAGAGATCATCAGAGATCTGATAGGGAACAAAGGTCTGAAAGAGGAAGACATTGGGGTGATAACACCTTATAGGCAGCAAGTACTGAAAATAAGAACAGCCCTTGAGAGCTTTGATTGGGCTAATATAAAGGTTGGCAGCGTAGAGCAATTTCAAGGTCAGGAGAGAGAAGTTATTATCATATCGACCGTCCGGTCAACGATACAGCATAATGACTTTGACAGAGTCCATTATTTAGGATTCTTAAGCAATCCGAGAAGGTTCAATGTTGCTGCTACAAGAGCCAGATCATTGCTTGTAGTTATCGGGAATCCACACATCATCTGCAAG GATCCCTACTGGAACAAGCTTTTGTGGTATTGTGCAGACAATGGCTCCTACAAGGGCTGCTTCTTACCTGAAAAACTGGAGATCGTTCAAGACGACTCGGAACAAGCAAATAATTGGAATGATGTCGGGGCACAAGTAAATAACTGGGACTGTCAAGGAGCACAAGCTAATGATTGGGACCAAGACCAG GGGGGACAAGTTAATGATTGGGACCAAGACCAAGGGGGACAAGTCAACAATTGGGACCAAGATGAAGGGGAACTAGCTAAGAATTGGAATGAGGAAGGCACTTGCATCAATGAAGAGAAACATGGTCTTCAGCCATCTCCTGATGTTCAAGGTACAATGCCCCAAACAGATTACATCCCGGACCCTGTTATGGATGAAGCTGAATGGTCTGATGGTTGGAAATAA
- the LOC125874449 gene encoding non-specific lipid transfer protein GPI-anchored 21-like → MEGIKLSSILIVVLMVFSTQLVYGQISTACSAAMLRSFSPCINFISNGGSNNSSPTSDCCQSLKYVMSNGTDCLCLIVTGNVPFRVPINRTLAISLPKACKMDGVPVQCKASPSPVPAPGPASLRPTRSLPSPSPKAAKNVPQPYTPPLRPVANKRPNLTPPPIDIFGDPDTNLGFKPNLIPSAAQSSQRFSVFVLLAACGVMALQFN, encoded by the exons ATGGAAGGGATAAAACTATCGTCAATTTTGATTGTTGTTTTAATGGTTTTCAGCACGCAATTAGTTTACGGGCAGATTAGTACAGCGTGTAGCGCGGCAATGCTACGTAGCTTTAGCCCTTGCATAAACTTCATTAGCAATGGTGGGAGTAATAATTCTTCACCAACTTCAGATTGTTGCCAATCTCTCAAGTATGTCATGAGCAATGGCACAGATTGCCTCTGCCTTATTGTTACTGGAAACGTTCCTTTTCGCGTTCCCATTAACAGGACTTTAGCTATTTCCCTCCCTAAAGCTTGTAAAATGGATGGTGTCCCCGTTCAGTGCAAAG CATCACCTTCCCCTGTTCCAGCTCCAG GTCCAGCTAGCTTAAGACCAACTAGGTCACTTCCATCTCCTAGTCCTAAAG CTGCTAAAAATGTTCCTCAACCATACACACCTCCTCTAAGACCAGTGGCTAATAAAAGACCAAATTTAACACCACCTCCAATAGACATCTTTGGAGACCCTGATACAAATTTAGGATTTAAGCCTAATTTGATACCATCAGCAGCACAGAGTTCCCAGAGATTTTCAGTTTTTGTACTTCTAGCAGCCTGTGGGGTAATGGCTTTGCAGTTCAACTGA